The Shewanella mangrovisoli genome has a window encoding:
- a CDS encoding TonB-dependent receptor — MRPSSFKKSVLATNIAILLGSAVSIGAVAAEAEAAAAAVPENIEKIEVRGMRASMKASVNDKRFSDSVVDAVTAEDIGKFPDGDVGESLGRIPGVAVNRQFGQGQQVSIRGASSQLTSTLLNGHSVASTGWFDQQAIDRSFNYSLLPPEMVGGIQVYKSSQADIAEGGIGGTVIVKTRKPLDLEANSVFLSAKGDYGTVSEEIDPQTSGLYSWKTEDEKFGFLVAGSLDQTQYQRNGIETLLGWGEIVPTTFQQDRERTALNAAFQYRPTDNLEFGLNLMSLQLDANNANTSIFLFPTQQGENTCLKKNAAGVCTLVEHTGNGGFAWAQTWARKASMSSDTVDLDFAYQADNFKLEGRIGKTKAEGGTDLTSNYGQSIGKPEDFAGTYDATGDVIDINIANNSFDAGDFNGQLETAGWALKKQPNTDEESFATFDITVPVEFGVITSIKSGISYADHDVTQTTEAAQSSNIVAKDASEYYSGTMSSGAGFTLPKPIFDNMIRDAYGAIDGFTLDKSGYGTLQEKNLALYTMATFAGEGVRGNFGLRYISTDVESDYYAFSQTGTYADDLSTDKASYHDVLPSMNIAFDLASDLILRASAAQVISRPNYADLFATSKLPGFNDGTPGNEKKVTGSVNLQPFKASQADLSLEWYFSGEGLFAVTYFIKDVNSFISTREKLNQQIGIDDPNLVAQGGSSCGAGIYDCWTVSENYNANGGSIDGIELQLQDSFDNGFGYSANYTFADASSPAENYADRVGVFSDSSKHTVNLVGYYEIDDFSARVAYNWRSEYMMRELPGFYGNREHQAYGTLDLSANYDVTDYLSVTFEVVNLLEEDSIQKGVSPVDAEGVISEFKDNYPVWSFDGEARYKLGVALRF, encoded by the coding sequence ATGCGACCATCATCCTTTAAGAAAAGTGTACTAGCTACAAACATTGCTATCCTACTCGGCAGCGCTGTTTCAATCGGAGCTGTTGCTGCAGAGGCTGAAGCAGCCGCTGCGGCAGTGCCAGAAAACATTGAGAAAATTGAAGTTCGCGGTATGAGAGCTTCGATGAAAGCTTCTGTTAACGACAAACGTTTTTCTGACTCAGTCGTTGATGCTGTGACTGCTGAAGATATCGGTAAATTCCCTGATGGTGACGTAGGGGAGTCTTTAGGTCGTATTCCTGGCGTTGCAGTAAACCGTCAGTTTGGTCAAGGACAGCAAGTTTCTATCCGTGGCGCTTCAAGCCAATTAACGAGCACATTACTGAACGGCCATTCAGTTGCTTCTACTGGTTGGTTTGACCAGCAAGCGATCGACCGTAGCTTTAACTACAGTTTACTGCCTCCAGAAATGGTTGGTGGTATTCAAGTTTACAAATCATCTCAAGCAGATATCGCTGAAGGTGGTATCGGCGGTACAGTAATTGTTAAAACTCGTAAACCTTTAGATTTAGAAGCAAACTCAGTATTCCTGAGTGCGAAAGGGGATTACGGAACCGTTTCAGAAGAAATTGATCCACAAACTTCAGGTTTGTACAGCTGGAAAACGGAAGATGAGAAGTTTGGTTTCCTAGTGGCTGGTTCTTTGGATCAAACACAATATCAACGTAACGGTATTGAAACTCTGTTAGGTTGGGGGGAAATTGTTCCTACGACTTTCCAGCAAGACCGTGAGCGCACTGCTTTAAATGCCGCGTTCCAATACAGACCAACTGATAATCTCGAATTCGGTCTGAATTTAATGAGCTTACAGCTCGATGCTAACAACGCTAACACATCAATTTTCTTATTCCCAACCCAGCAAGGTGAGAATACTTGTCTTAAGAAAAATGCTGCAGGCGTATGTACTTTAGTTGAACACACTGGTAACGGCGGATTTGCTTGGGCACAAACATGGGCTCGTAAAGCAAGTATGTCATCAGATACTGTGGATTTAGATTTCGCGTATCAGGCAGATAACTTCAAATTAGAAGGCCGTATCGGTAAAACTAAAGCTGAAGGTGGTACCGATCTTACTTCTAACTACGGTCAATCAATTGGTAAACCAGAAGATTTCGCAGGGACTTACGATGCAACTGGTGATGTTATTGACATCAACATTGCAAACAACTCATTTGATGCTGGTGACTTCAACGGTCAATTAGAAACGGCTGGTTGGGCACTGAAAAAACAACCTAACACAGACGAAGAATCATTTGCGACCTTCGATATTACAGTTCCGGTTGAATTTGGCGTTATTACCTCAATTAAATCAGGTATTAGCTATGCGGACCACGACGTAACCCAAACGACGGAAGCTGCACAATCATCTAATATCGTCGCAAAAGATGCCTCAGAATATTACTCTGGCACTATGTCATCTGGCGCAGGTTTTACCTTACCTAAGCCAATTTTTGACAATATGATCAGAGATGCTTATGGCGCAATCGATGGCTTTACTTTAGATAAGTCTGGTTACGGTACTCTGCAAGAGAAAAACTTAGCCCTGTACACTATGGCTACTTTTGCTGGTGAAGGCGTACGCGGTAACTTTGGTTTAAGATATATCTCTACCGATGTTGAGTCTGACTACTACGCGTTTAGCCAAACTGGTACTTATGCTGATGATTTAAGTACTGATAAAGCAAGCTATCACGATGTCTTACCAAGCATGAACATTGCGTTTGACTTGGCAAGTGATTTAATTTTAAGAGCATCAGCTGCGCAAGTTATTTCTCGTCCTAACTATGCTGATCTCTTCGCCACGTCTAAGTTACCAGGTTTCAACGATGGTACGCCTGGCAACGAGAAGAAAGTGACTGGTAGCGTGAATCTGCAGCCGTTCAAAGCCTCTCAGGCGGATCTGAGCTTAGAATGGTACTTCAGCGGTGAAGGTTTATTTGCTGTTACTTACTTCATTAAAGATGTTAACTCTTTCATTTCGACTAGAGAAAAGCTGAACCAACAGATTGGTATTGATGATCCTAACTTAGTCGCTCAAGGTGGCAGCTCTTGTGGTGCTGGTATCTACGACTGCTGGACCGTCAGTGAAAACTACAATGCTAATGGTGGCTCTATCGATGGTATTGAGTTGCAGTTGCAAGACTCGTTTGACAATGGTTTTGGTTACTCAGCTAACTACACCTTTGCAGATGCTTCATCTCCAGCTGAAAACTATGCGGACCGTGTAGGAGTGTTCTCTGACTCATCTAAGCATACCGTTAACTTAGTGGGTTACTATGAAATCGATGATTTCTCTGCTCGTGTAGCTTATAACTGGCGTTCTGAGTACATGATGCGTGAATTACCAGGCTTCTATGGTAACCGCGAGCACCAAGCTTACGGCACGCTAGATTTAAGTGCTAACTACGATGTGACTGATTACTTATCTGTGACATTTGAAGTGGTTAACTTACTTGAAGAAGATAGCATTCAGAAAGGTGTATCACCTGTTGATGCTGAAGGCGTTATCAGTGAGTTTAAAGATAACTACCCAGTGTGGAGCTTCGATGGTGAAGCTCGCTACAAACTTGGTGTAGCACTGCGCTTCTAA
- a CDS encoding LacI family DNA-binding transcriptional regulator yields the protein MKVTINDVAKYAGVSIKTVSRVTNNEPSVKQATVDKVNEAIKALNYQPNLAARNLAGTKSYAIGFIYDNPNAYYIIDMQNGILSACKDKGYELVIHPCNAKSDTICDELTQLVKHSRLAGLVLTPPLSEDPKVLKALSDIDANYVRIIAGEGDKEQDGLTILVNDKFGAVEITQHLIDLGHKEIAFLSGDLHHESTKERLLGYKQALTKNRLLLNEDYIIEGKYSFESGVEGANTLIKQKNRPTAIVACNDEIAAGALFAARLAGLDIPGDLSIVGFEDSPFSRQTWPKLTTVHQPNAEIAQVATELLIAKRREQDAKFAKTFTPEPVIRDSSASPKH from the coding sequence ATGAAAGTCACTATCAACGACGTCGCTAAATATGCTGGAGTGTCAATCAAGACAGTTTCCCGCGTAACCAATAACGAACCTTCGGTAAAACAAGCCACGGTTGATAAAGTGAACGAGGCCATCAAGGCATTAAACTACCAACCCAATCTCGCAGCCAGAAACCTTGCTGGCACAAAATCCTATGCCATTGGTTTTATTTATGATAACCCCAACGCTTATTACATTATTGATATGCAAAACGGGATTTTGTCGGCCTGTAAAGATAAAGGCTATGAGCTGGTTATTCATCCTTGTAACGCCAAGTCTGACACCATTTGCGATGAGCTGACTCAACTCGTGAAACATTCGCGACTGGCTGGTTTAGTGTTAACCCCACCTCTTTCTGAAGATCCTAAAGTCCTTAAAGCCTTAAGTGATATTGATGCCAACTATGTGCGAATTATTGCCGGTGAAGGTGATAAAGAGCAGGATGGACTGACGATTTTAGTCAATGACAAATTTGGTGCGGTTGAAATTACTCAACATCTAATCGACTTAGGCCATAAAGAAATTGCCTTTTTAAGCGGCGATCTACACCATGAGTCCACCAAAGAGCGGTTACTTGGTTATAAACAAGCATTAACAAAAAATCGCCTGCTTCTGAATGAAGATTACATAATTGAAGGAAAATACTCATTTGAGTCGGGCGTTGAAGGGGCTAACACTCTGATCAAACAAAAGAACCGTCCAACAGCAATTGTTGCCTGTAACGACGAAATTGCTGCTGGGGCACTTTTTGCAGCTCGTTTAGCAGGGCTAGATATTCCTGGCGATCTATCCATTGTCGGCTTCGAAGACAGCCCATTCTCACGCCAAACCTGGCCGAAACTGACAACAGTGCATCAACCTAACGCTGAAATTGCCCAAGTGGCAACAGAATTGTTAATCGCGAAACGCCGCGAACAAGATGCCAAGTTTGCAAAAACATTTACGCCAGAGCCTGTGATCCGAGACTCTTCAGCCTCTCCCAAACATTAA
- a CDS encoding NAD(P)/FAD-dependent oxidoreductase gives MATKRIVIVGGGAAGLALASKLGRKMGGSDVVDVCLIDKSPIHIWKPKLHEVAVGVIDQSIEGLLYRDHGLKNGYRYIRGEIEQCEPDAKTIQLAAVYSDSGELLLEPRQIEYDYLVLALGGVSNSFNTLGAEKHCIFLDSLDNANLFHQKLLDALLQLNETQEKVSIGIVGAGATGVELAAELHHVIESVKEYGYLNISKHHLDVHLIEASPKILPQLPERVSARAQAVLDKIGIRLHIGVQVKEVTRDGFITQDGDVIEAGLKVWAAGVKGPKAFQNFSKLPITPRNQVEVDACMRVKGHQDIYALGDCALLILESGQPVPPRAQAAAQMADTLYENIVSRLQGKAEKPFVYKDYGSLVSLSRFSAVGNLMGNLRSGTFFVEGHIARIMYISLYQRHLASLYGWFSAIIYRIAQKLLKWQRPKLKLH, from the coding sequence TTGGCTACGAAACGAATCGTGATAGTAGGTGGTGGGGCGGCAGGTTTAGCGCTAGCCTCTAAATTAGGCCGCAAGATGGGCGGTAGTGATGTCGTCGATGTTTGCTTAATTGATAAAAGCCCAATCCATATTTGGAAGCCAAAATTACACGAAGTCGCAGTCGGGGTTATTGACCAGTCAATAGAGGGATTATTGTATCGAGATCATGGCCTTAAGAATGGTTATCGCTACATTCGTGGTGAAATTGAGCAATGTGAGCCCGATGCCAAAACAATCCAACTTGCTGCGGTTTATAGTGACTCGGGTGAATTGCTGCTTGAGCCCCGTCAAATTGAATACGATTACTTAGTGCTGGCCTTAGGTGGGGTCTCTAATAGCTTTAATACCCTAGGTGCTGAGAAACATTGTATTTTCCTTGATAGTTTAGATAACGCTAACTTATTCCATCAAAAATTATTAGATGCATTACTGCAACTCAATGAAACACAAGAGAAAGTCAGCATAGGTATTGTTGGTGCTGGCGCCACAGGTGTCGAATTAGCCGCAGAGCTTCACCATGTCATTGAATCGGTGAAAGAGTATGGCTACCTCAATATCTCTAAGCATCATCTTGATGTGCATCTTATTGAAGCATCACCAAAAATTCTCCCACAATTACCCGAACGTGTGAGTGCAAGAGCTCAAGCGGTATTGGATAAAATTGGCATCCGTTTGCATATCGGGGTGCAGGTTAAAGAAGTCACCCGCGATGGCTTTATTACACAGGATGGTGATGTAATCGAAGCTGGACTTAAAGTGTGGGCGGCTGGTGTAAAAGGTCCAAAAGCGTTTCAGAACTTCTCTAAGTTACCCATTACGCCGCGCAATCAAGTGGAAGTTGATGCTTGTATGCGAGTAAAAGGTCATCAAGATATTTATGCGCTTGGGGATTGCGCTTTATTAATTCTAGAGTCCGGTCAACCTGTGCCACCTCGCGCTCAAGCGGCTGCACAAATGGCGGATACCCTGTATGAGAATATTGTGAGCCGTTTGCAAGGGAAGGCGGAAAAACCTTTTGTGTATAAAGACTATGGTTCTCTGGTGTCTTTAAGCCGTTTTTCTGCGGTTGGTAATCTAATGGGGAATTTGCGTTCAGGGACTTTCTTCGTGGAAGGACATATCGCAAGGATCATGTATATCTCGTTATACCAAAGACACTTAGCGAGCCTATATGGCTGGTTCTCCGCGATTATTTATCGCATTGCGCAAAAACTACTGAAATGGCAAAGGCCAAAGCTGAAATTGCATTAA
- the glnB gene encoding nitrogen regulatory protein P-II has translation MKKVEAIIKPFKLDDVRESLAEIGITGMTVLEVKGFGRQKGHTELYRGAEYMVDFLPKVKIELVIQDDLVDQAIDVIVETARTGKIGDGKIFVTDVERVIRIRTGEENEEAV, from the coding sequence ATGAAAAAAGTTGAAGCGATTATTAAGCCTTTTAAATTGGATGATGTACGCGAGTCACTTGCTGAGATAGGTATCACCGGGATGACAGTGCTTGAGGTAAAAGGTTTTGGCCGTCAAAAAGGGCATACTGAGCTTTACCGCGGCGCTGAGTATATGGTCGACTTTTTGCCTAAAGTTAAAATTGAACTCGTCATTCAAGATGATTTAGTCGATCAAGCGATTGATGTTATTGTAGAAACAGCACGCACAGGTAAGATCGGCGATGGCAAAATTTTTGTGACTGATGTGGAACGTGTTATCCGCATTCGAACTGGTGAAGAAAACGAAGAAGCGGTGTGA
- a CDS encoding GspH/FimT family pseudopilin: protein MKTLPHGFSLIELITTVSISTILLSIGAPSLSDFNTRFRADSNIKVIQQTLMLARNHAISFNRKVTVCALSNNQCISNWQLGLTVFIDVNSNSQLDSNETTIFTTNAFNARDTVIYNRTLIRFQPDGLASGTNGTLKYCPSSPTSPYSRGIVVNQAGRARLSTDANIRCG, encoded by the coding sequence ATGAAAACTCTACCACATGGTTTTAGCTTGATTGAACTCATCACTACGGTATCCATTTCTACCATTCTGTTATCGATTGGTGCTCCCTCGTTAAGCGATTTCAACACGAGATTCAGAGCTGATAGTAATATCAAAGTCATCCAGCAAACACTGATGCTCGCCCGAAATCATGCCATTTCCTTCAATCGAAAAGTGACAGTCTGCGCCTTAAGCAACAATCAGTGCATATCTAACTGGCAGCTTGGTTTGACGGTATTTATCGATGTTAACAGCAACAGTCAACTCGATAGCAATGAAACGACTATTTTTACCACTAACGCTTTTAATGCCAGAGATACTGTTATCTACAATCGAACCTTAATTCGTTTTCAACCAGATGGTCTTGCCTCTGGTACTAATGGAACATTGAAGTATTGCCCATCAAGTCCCACGAGCCCTTACTCGCGAGGGATTGTGGTAAATCAAGCTGGCAGGGCAAGACTATCGACTGATGCCAATATCCGCTGCGGATAA
- a CDS encoding GspH/FimT family pseudopilin, whose translation MLNKLLGFTLIELMVTIAVAAILLTIGVPSLISVYEGVRVNNNIAKIHDIMVFARNQAVSYGATIKVCASNGSACGTNWGNGIKVISPDNKDIRVIDAFNANDSVKSNSASFTFSSEGMLSANSAVEIIYCPGGSATNSKSVNISSSGLISYGADGKSCS comes from the coding sequence ATGCTAAATAAATTGCTTGGTTTCACACTAATTGAACTGATGGTTACGATTGCAGTGGCCGCAATATTATTAACCATCGGAGTACCATCTTTAATATCAGTCTATGAAGGCGTGCGCGTTAATAATAATATCGCCAAAATTCATGACATTATGGTTTTTGCCAGAAATCAAGCCGTCAGTTATGGCGCAACAATTAAAGTTTGTGCATCAAACGGAAGTGCATGTGGTACGAATTGGGGAAATGGGATTAAAGTTATCAGCCCTGATAATAAAGATATTCGTGTTATTGACGCATTCAATGCAAATGACAGTGTAAAAAGCAATTCGGCGAGCTTTACCTTTAGCTCTGAAGGCATGTTATCTGCAAACAGTGCTGTAGAAATCATCTATTGCCCAGGCGGCTCCGCAACAAACTCCAAGAGTGTAAACATAAGCTCTAGCGGACTAATCTCCTACGGAGCAGATGGTAAAAGCTGTTCGTAA
- a CDS encoding TapY2 family type IVa secretion system protein: MIRYCIALALALPTFVFAAEPTVVMQDYKCHVTTTNGDKVLFYRWRIKDVNLNMVSLPSKQKVGGDKKKFFIKEVVECVELSQEFTNENSKKIDELTLR; the protein is encoded by the coding sequence ATGATAAGATATTGTATTGCTTTAGCATTAGCTTTGCCTACATTTGTGTTTGCTGCGGAACCTACAGTTGTTATGCAGGATTACAAATGCCACGTCACAACGACAAATGGTGATAAAGTACTGTTTTATCGATGGAGGATTAAAGATGTCAATTTGAATATGGTTAGTCTTCCTAGTAAGCAAAAAGTAGGTGGAGATAAAAAGAAGTTCTTTATTAAAGAGGTAGTCGAGTGTGTTGAGCTTAGCCAAGAGTTCACTAATGAAAACAGTAAGAAAATTGATGAGCTAACCTTGAGATAA
- a CDS encoding type IV pilin protein, with translation MKKNRLQGFTLIEVMIAVVIVGILASIAYPSYIDYVVKSGRSEGVAAVMKVANLQEQYYLDNRAYATDMTKLGLAASPFVTEHGRYSLASSGTSSFTITATAQGSQASRDSTCATITMTSAGVKGPSAECWK, from the coding sequence ATGAAAAAGAATAGACTGCAAGGGTTCACGTTAATTGAAGTCATGATCGCTGTTGTTATTGTGGGGATTTTGGCTTCGATAGCCTATCCCTCATACATTGATTACGTGGTTAAGAGTGGACGGTCTGAAGGTGTTGCGGCGGTGATGAAGGTTGCGAATCTTCAAGAGCAGTATTATTTGGATAACCGAGCCTATGCGACTGATATGACCAAGCTGGGGTTAGCCGCTAGTCCTTTTGTTACAGAGCATGGGCGTTATAGCTTAGCGTCAAGTGGTACCAGTTCATTCACTATCACTGCGACTGCACAAGGTTCGCAGGCTAGTCGAGACTCAACGTGTGCGACTATTACGATGACATCTGCTGGTGTAAAGGGGCCTTCTGCGGAGTGTTGGAAATGA
- a CDS encoding pilus assembly protein translates to MKINKLICILLFSMLGIPSQGWTDDTDLYLLPPPNQGRSKVLIIFDNSGSMDTIVEGAPGGYKPSTEYPPVGSSHSYSGRMIYFTIGTGMDESSLPVPDSPSESRRFNELINGCAAATAALNTYGRFTGYIREYKTTGQDKGTWQQIKENSGAEKNNPVDCWEDIEAENTSNNSSVTGYATGYPQNSVKSGNNYVPFGGTLANAKAMGFNSGELVTLYTDNYLRWYTLYKEGRLPADDEPQSRLEMAKDAISGVISSIGSVDFGMAVFNMNYPNEGNRDGGRIIAGIRSRTSAEKDNLISTVTNLSAQTNTPLCETMFEAYRYFSGGPITFGHSDDNYNSGGIHYTKNNPPYDLSIENSGNYISPMDVCSDVAFVIYITDGAPVLDESANSYITSLTANGVPAGNYSRYQYKAAQGSTPAKSSYLPALASYMYENDLLPNTEKYQRVITHTIGFSLGDDSEAEPLLIETAARGHGQYFSADNTVNLQAAIANIVDTITNVGQRFSAPGVAFSNADPTRTLDSAYYALFRPSQGPKWAGNLKKLKINSAGTLIDANNAPAISRTGGIVDTACSFWSDCSTAPDGNNVQEGGAARAITPNTRKLLSNIQSDGGITNLTLSNASLHAGGDTLLASYLGLPTDPTEVQAQLTNAFEWIKGNNVDRDDTGALTSDDYSGTRGDIMGDPMHSQPLAIDFGGDGSNVRIFVGTNHGVLHSFRDSGNTISESWAFLPYELLPNTTTLRANSYANGHSVYGIDGSPVAYLERSASGSITKAWLFIGMRRGGHSYYAFDVTSPDEPILMWKISNETSGFTDMGQTWSTPVVTKVPGVDVPVVIFGGGYNLGYDASTGTNSDGRNVYIVNATSGALIHSFGASGTTSLPGIEDSIPGSIATLDSNGDGVTDRLYAADLGGNVWRMDMPSSNPSEWSGFKFASLGGSLSSDDRRFFYEPVVAQTSFTNLTEVTTTTDTGTTTTVTHQNVPYDAVTLGSGNRAAPLGSAVSDMFFVLQDRNVVTKTFGGSGETVPSPLTLTNLYNVTSAAPNTQAENIEFGTKRGWYYDFSLLGEKSLSPSAIIKGKVYFTSFIPAQSSGSSGTSCLITSNGRLYTLDLHKGGRYSAEYIDVCQDCIPQPPKIITPPPPEDKPICDPSAETCEPDPDLPPKPVLDPDCETSAVLIIGSGTCDATGLNCTGTVNLGACLSTNKIYYHIDE, encoded by the coding sequence ATGAAGATTAATAAACTCATTTGTATACTTTTATTTTCAATGTTAGGTATACCTAGTCAAGGTTGGACTGATGACACAGATCTTTATTTGCTTCCCCCGCCAAACCAAGGCCGGAGTAAGGTATTAATTATATTTGATAACTCTGGCAGTATGGACACTATTGTAGAGGGAGCACCCGGTGGATATAAACCCAGTACTGAATATCCGCCAGTGGGAAGTTCCCATTCATATTCTGGACGAATGATCTATTTCACTATTGGGACTGGAATGGATGAAAGTTCTTTACCTGTTCCTGATAGTCCATCCGAATCTCGTCGATTTAATGAATTGATTAATGGTTGTGCCGCTGCTACAGCTGCGCTTAATACCTACGGACGTTTTACAGGGTATATTAGGGAATATAAAACAACTGGGCAGGACAAGGGAACTTGGCAACAAATTAAGGAAAACAGTGGTGCTGAGAAAAATAATCCAGTTGATTGTTGGGAGGATATAGAGGCTGAAAATACTTCTAATAATAGCAGTGTGACAGGTTACGCAACTGGTTATCCCCAAAACAGTGTTAAATCTGGGAATAATTATGTGCCCTTCGGAGGTACGTTAGCGAATGCTAAAGCAATGGGGTTTAATTCTGGAGAGTTGGTCACTCTTTATACCGATAATTACCTCAGATGGTACACCTTATACAAAGAGGGTCGACTCCCTGCTGATGATGAACCTCAATCGCGTTTAGAAATGGCTAAAGATGCAATAAGTGGGGTAATTAGCTCAATAGGCTCTGTTGATTTTGGTATGGCAGTGTTTAATATGAATTATCCTAATGAAGGAAACAGAGATGGTGGTCGAATTATTGCTGGAATTCGAAGCCGTACCTCGGCTGAAAAAGATAATTTAATTAGTACAGTGACGAATCTTTCCGCACAAACTAATACTCCATTATGCGAAACAATGTTTGAAGCATATCGATATTTTAGCGGTGGCCCTATTACCTTTGGACATTCGGATGATAACTATAATAGTGGTGGGATACACTATACCAAAAATAATCCTCCGTATGATTTGAGTATTGAAAATTCAGGTAATTATATTTCTCCAATGGATGTCTGTAGTGATGTTGCCTTTGTTATTTACATTACGGACGGCGCCCCTGTTTTAGATGAAAGCGCCAATTCATATATAACATCCTTAACAGCAAATGGTGTGCCAGCTGGTAATTATTCTCGCTATCAATATAAAGCTGCACAAGGTAGTACTCCAGCGAAGTCAAGTTATTTGCCTGCTTTAGCGAGTTATATGTATGAGAATGATTTATTGCCTAATACAGAGAAATACCAACGGGTAATAACTCATACTATTGGCTTTAGTTTAGGTGATGATTCTGAGGCTGAGCCTCTTTTAATCGAAACAGCAGCACGTGGGCATGGTCAGTATTTCAGTGCCGATAATACAGTTAATTTACAGGCAGCAATCGCTAATATAGTAGACACTATAACTAATGTGGGACAGCGATTTTCAGCACCAGGGGTCGCATTTAGTAATGCGGATCCAACACGAACACTTGATTCTGCTTATTACGCGTTATTTCGTCCATCTCAAGGCCCCAAATGGGCGGGAAACTTGAAAAAGCTTAAAATCAATTCAGCTGGCACTCTCATTGATGCAAATAATGCTCCTGCTATTAGTCGTACAGGAGGAATAGTGGATACCGCCTGTAGTTTTTGGAGTGATTGCTCGACTGCTCCTGACGGCAATAATGTACAGGAAGGAGGTGCTGCAAGGGCAATTACTCCGAATACGAGGAAGTTATTAAGTAATATTCAGAGCGATGGTGGAATTACAAATCTTACACTGAGTAACGCTTCTTTACATGCTGGAGGTGATACCCTATTAGCTAGCTATCTAGGTTTGCCGACCGATCCAACTGAAGTGCAAGCACAACTGACGAATGCATTTGAATGGATAAAAGGAAATAATGTCGACCGTGATGATACTGGAGCACTTACCTCAGATGATTATTCAGGAACTAGAGGCGATATCATGGGGGACCCAATGCATTCTCAGCCGCTAGCAATTGATTTTGGCGGTGATGGCTCGAATGTTAGAATTTTTGTAGGAACCAATCATGGGGTACTTCATTCTTTTAGGGATTCAGGTAATACCATCAGTGAAAGTTGGGCATTTTTACCCTATGAATTATTACCCAACACAACGACTCTTAGAGCAAATAGTTATGCCAATGGCCATAGTGTATATGGTATTGACGGCTCGCCAGTTGCGTATTTAGAGCGTTCTGCTTCAGGTTCTATCACCAAAGCATGGTTATTTATTGGAATGAGACGAGGGGGGCATTCTTATTATGCCTTTGATGTAACAAGCCCTGATGAACCTATACTTATGTGGAAAATCTCCAATGAGACTTCTGGATTTACAGACATGGGGCAAACTTGGTCTACACCTGTAGTAACTAAAGTTCCTGGGGTTGATGTACCGGTTGTTATTTTTGGTGGTGGATATAATTTAGGCTATGACGCTTCGACAGGAACTAATTCAGACGGGCGTAATGTATACATCGTAAATGCTACATCCGGAGCTTTAATCCATAGTTTTGGCGCTAGTGGAACGACTAGTTTGCCAGGTATTGAGGATAGTATTCCAGGTTCTATTGCTACTCTCGATAGCAACGGTGATGGGGTAACAGATCGATTATATGCTGCAGATCTGGGGGGTAACGTGTGGCGGATGGACATGCCTTCTTCTAACCCTAGTGAATGGAGTGGGTTTAAGTTTGCATCATTAGGAGGGAGCTTAAGTTCGGATGATAGACGTTTTTTCTATGAGCCTGTCGTAGCACAAACATCTTTTACTAATCTGACAGAAGTGACTACAACCACAGATACTGGTACTACTACAACTGTTACTCACCAGAATGTACCTTATGATGCAGTTACTTTAGGCTCAGGCAATCGAGCTGCACCACTTGGCAGTGCAGTAAGCGATATGTTTTTTGTGTTACAGGATAGGAATGTTGTTACTAAAACATTTGGAGGGAGTGGTGAGACTGTTCCGTCACCGTTAACATTAACAAATCTTTATAATGTAACGTCAGCAGCTCCGAATACTCAAGCAGAAAATATTGAGTTTGGTACCAAGCGTGGTTGGTATTACGACTTTTCATTATTAGGTGAAAAAAGTTTATCTCCTTCTGCAATAATTAAAGGTAAGGTTTACTTTACATCTTTTATTCCCGCTCAATCTAGCGGATCGTCAGGCACAAGTTGTTTAATAACATCAAATGGACGCTTGTACACTTTAGATTTACATAAAGGTGGACGATATTCTGCTGAATACATTGATGTATGCCAAGATTGTATACCTCAACCTCCGAAAATTATTACCCCACCTCCGCCTGAAGATAAACCAATATGTGATCCAAGTGCAGAGACGTGTGAACCGGATCCGGACCTTCCCCCTAAACCAGTCCTAGATCCTGATTGTGAAACATCTGCGGTGTTAATTATTGGTAGCGGCACGTGCGATGCTACGGGTCTGAATTGCACAGGAACGGTAAATTTAGGGGCCTGCTTAAGCACCAACAAAATTTATTATCATATTGATGAGTAA